From Primulina tabacum isolate GXHZ01 chromosome 2, ASM2559414v2, whole genome shotgun sequence, one genomic window encodes:
- the LOC142537477 gene encoding uncharacterized protein LOC142537477 — MTSSKRGVAFSIEEDKLLVVDYLDVSQNPIIGINQSRDRLWSRVAVTYNEQLTGKSTEPRTIKALQCRWFNINKIVQKFSSCVSQVELSRPSGASEKDILDQAKALFKQSAGSTWWLDHVWSLLKDQEKFRSSNAILSNFIPNQGSIDSSYSDYFPNIESSTPDCPGLSGFAINLDEDNLSGGSSQRPIGIKKAKPKRKATEKHLKDISTMAKCNEKMVAMMENAEVHRQQLIDIEKQRNAIMAFKEENKILRMNPMCVDE, encoded by the exons GGACAAACTACTCGTGGTGGATTATCTTGATGTCTCCCAAAATCCAATAATTGGTATAAACCAATCACGCGATAGGTTATGGTCACGAGTGGCAGTTACATACAACGAACAACTCACCGGTAAATCAACAGAGCCTCGAACTATTAAGGCCCTCCAATGTCGCTGGTTCAACATAAACAAAATTGTCCAAAAATTTAGTTCATGTGTTAGCCAGGTGGAACTTAGCCGTCCAAGTGGTGCTTCTGAGAAAGACATT TTGGATCAAGCAAAAGCTTTATTTAAGCAATCGGCTGGGTCGACTTGGTGGTTGGATCATGTATGGTCTTTACTTAAGGACCAAGAGAAGTTTAGGTCATCAAACGCTATTTTATCTAATTTCATACCAAACCAAGGGAGTATCGACTCATCCTATTCTGACTATTTTCCCAACATCGAATCATCGACACCCGATTGTCCAGGGCTATCTGGGTTTGCTATAAACCTGGATGAAGATAATTTGTCAGGAGGGAGTTCTCAGCGTCCAATTGGCATAAAAAAGGCCAAACCCAAAAGAAAAGCTACTGAAAAACACTTGAAGGACATCTCCACCATGGCCAAATGTAATGAGAAAATGGTGGCTATGATGGAGAATGCTGAGGTACATCGACAACAGCTCATTGatattgagaaacaaaggaaTGCGATAATGGCTTTTaaggaagaaaataaaatactaaGGATGAATCCTATGTGCGTTGATGAATAA
- the LOC142537377 gene encoding putative protein phosphatase 2C 59 isoform X1 produces the protein MARANDNWERLMGAVMRRNKLWEMFHARSRTPSMSSAGSSMDDPFLDLSDDKFESRKYVEDQNLEALTRDEIYGAQGIGKTTMARRVGEMVKKEGRLFDEVIMSRDRDLGQYGKFSYGYTSSRGRRSFMGDFYETRIEGVDGEVVGLFGVFNGHGVARAADYVKKNLFSNLIRHPKFISDTKSAIADAYRQTGRELLNLEDIQKMDVGSTACTAIVVADRLLVANVGDSRAVICRAGKAIAVSKVHRREKSRFFQDLMQPGTWTVGGFVAVSRPFGHIMLKERNPEIEEEKVDETLELLILASNGLWDVVSNEEAVSITKPIQDPEEAARMLMLEARQRASADNITIIVVRFCGSSA, from the coding sequence ATGGCTCGGGCGAACGATAACTGGGAGAGGCTGATGGGGGCCGTAATGCGaagaaataaactctgggaaatGTTTCACGCACGATCAAGAACTCCAAGCATGAGCTCTGCAGGATCCAGTATGGATGATCCATTTCTTGATCTGTCTGATGACAAGTTTGAATCAAGAAAATATGTTGAGGATCAAAATCTGGAAGCTTTGACGCGCGATGAGATTTATGGTGCACAAGGAATTGGAAAGACGACGATGGCTAGAAGAGTTGGAGAAATGGTGAAGAAAGAAGGAAGACTATTTGACGAAGTTATAATGAGTCGTGACAGAGACCTCGGTCAGTATGGGAAGTTCAGCTATGGGTATACAAGTTCTCGAGGTAGAAGGTCCTTTATGGGGGATTTCTACGAGACAAGAATTGAGGGTGTAGATGGAGAGGTAGTTGGTCTGTTTGGTGTTTTTAATGGCCATGGCGTAGCTCGAGCTGCGgattatgttaaaaaaaacCTTTTCAGCAATCTCATCAGGCACCCAAAATTTATTTCGGACACCAAATCGGCTATAGCTGATGCATACCGTCAGACAGGCAGGGAGCTGTTGAATTTGGAAGATATTCAGAAGATGGATGTTGGGTCAACTGCGTGTACAGCTATTGTTGTTGCTGACCGTTTATTGGTGGCAAATGTTGGTGATTCCAGAGCTGTCATTTGCCGGGCTGGTAAGGCCATTGCTGTCTCAAAAGTGCACCGAAGAGAGAAGAGCCGGTTTTTCCAAGACCTGATGCAGCCAGGGACTTGGACAGTTGGAGGTTTTGTTGCAGTATCCCGCCCATTTGGTCATATTATGCTGAAAGAGCGCAACCCAGAGATTGAGGAGGAAAAGGTTGATGAGACCTTAGAGTTGCTCATCCTTGCAAGCAATGGACTTTGGGACGTTGTTTCAAACGAGGAAGCCGTTTCGATTACTAAACCGATCCAAGATCCCGAAGAAGCAGCACGAATGCTGATGCTGGAAGCACGTCAGAGAGCAAGTGCTGATAATATCACCATTATCGTTGTGCGGTTTTGTGGCTCAAGTGCTTAA
- the LOC142537377 gene encoding putative protein phosphatase 2C 59 isoform X2: MARANDNWERLMGAVMRRNKLWEMFHARSRTPSMSSAGSSMDDPFLDLSDDKDLGQYGKFSYGYTSSRGRRSFMGDFYETRIEGVDGEVVGLFGVFNGHGVARAADYVKKNLFSNLIRHPKFISDTKSAIADAYRQTGRELLNLEDIQKMDVGSTACTAIVVADRLLVANVGDSRAVICRAGKAIAVSKVHRREKSRFFQDLMQPGTWTVGGFVAVSRPFGHIMLKERNPEIEEEKVDETLELLILASNGLWDVVSNEEAVSITKPIQDPEEAARMLMLEARQRASADNITIIVVRFCGSSA, translated from the exons ATGGCTCGGGCGAACGATAACTGGGAGAGGCTGATGGGGGCCGTAATGCGaagaaataaactctgggaaatGTTTCACGCACGATCAAGAACTCCAAGCATGAGCTCTGCAGGATCCAGTATGGATGATCCATTTCTTGATCTGTCTGATGACAA AGACCTCGGTCAGTATGGGAAGTTCAGCTATGGGTATACAAGTTCTCGAGGTAGAAGGTCCTTTATGGGGGATTTCTACGAGACAAGAATTGAGGGTGTAGATGGAGAGGTAGTTGGTCTGTTTGGTGTTTTTAATGGCCATGGCGTAGCTCGAGCTGCGgattatgttaaaaaaaacCTTTTCAGCAATCTCATCAGGCACCCAAAATTTATTTCGGACACCAAATCGGCTATAGCTGATGCATACCGTCAGACAGGCAGGGAGCTGTTGAATTTGGAAGATATTCAGAAGATGGATGTTGGGTCAACTGCGTGTACAGCTATTGTTGTTGCTGACCGTTTATTGGTGGCAAATGTTGGTGATTCCAGAGCTGTCATTTGCCGGGCTGGTAAGGCCATTGCTGTCTCAAAAGTGCACCGAAGAGAGAAGAGCCGGTTTTTCCAAGACCTGATGCAGCCAGGGACTTGGACAGTTGGAGGTTTTGTTGCAGTATCCCGCCCATTTGGTCATATTATGCTGAAAGAGCGCAACCCAGAGATTGAGGAGGAAAAGGTTGATGAGACCTTAGAGTTGCTCATCCTTGCAAGCAATGGACTTTGGGACGTTGTTTCAAACGAGGAAGCCGTTTCGATTACTAAACCGATCCAAGATCCCGAAGAAGCAGCACGAATGCTGATGCTGGAAGCACGTCAGAGAGCAAGTGCTGATAATATCACCATTATCGTTGTGCGGTTTTGTGGCTCAAGTGCTTAA